The window TCACTACAAGAGGGTCAAAAACAGGCTGAAGATGTGTGGTATCAGCCAAACATTCAAGACTCCATCTAAGATCTTTTGGTGAAAAGACGAGTTGGGTCAGACTGGTATTTGGGATCTGAAAAAAATTCGGAGCATCCAGCGCAAGACCCAAAATCTGTTTACAAATCAGCCGAATCAGCCCAGCGTGGGAGACGGCTGCCAGCTCTGCACCATTGTGTTTTTCAGGCATCTCCTACAAAAATGTCCAAGCTCGATTAAGGGCATTTTGTAAGCTCTCCCCACCCTCAATTTGATGGTCTTTATCTCCTGACCGAAAAACTCGAAATGCTTCAGCATGATCCGCCATGATTTGCTCTAAATTCAAACCTTCCAGTATACCTACTCCTCGCTCTCTCAGACGTGGTTCCTCGACCCTCTGTTTTCCGGAAAGCATTTGGGAGGTTTCCATGGTGCGCCTGAGATCACTGGAATAGACGACATCAAATTCTAGTCCAGCAAGTCTGGATTTCAGGCGTTGAAGCTGTTTTTGCCCCTCTTCAGTGATGGGACTATCCCCATGCCCCTGAAATCGTCGTTGGATATTCCACTCTGTCTGGGCATGCCGGATCAAAAGTAACCTGGTCGGTAGGGATTCTTCTTGTAAACTCATGCAGATTCCCCCAGGCTCTTGCTGACAATCTCAAACACATCCTTTGACAGGTCTGTGGTATTAGCGATTTGCTGAAGCACTTGATGCATTTTGCTTTGAAATGGTTCAGCGAACTGTTGCCAGCGTACCAATGGAGTGAGCAACCTTGCGGCGACTTGGGGATTGCTCTTATCCAACGCTTGAATTTGGAAGGCCAACCATTGATAGCCTCTGCCATCTTCTTGATGAAAACGGAAAAAATTACCCTGACTGAATCCACCAACCAAGGATCTCACACGGTTTGGAGTGCGATAACTAAACTTTTCATGTTTCAGTAAACCATCAACCTCATCAAGTACGTTTTTTCTGCGCGAGGCGGCTTGAATCCTGAACCACTTGTCCAACACCAACGCGTCGTCCTGCCACTTTTGATAAAAAGATTCCAATGCCCTATTACGAAGTGGGCCTGATTGATGAGTCAACACATTCAGAGCACCCACAGCCTCAGTCATATTTTGGCTTTGCTCAAATTGTCGGAAAGCTAATGCTTCCACAGTGGTTTCCTGACTTCTTCCAAGGTAACCTATGCAAAGATTGCGGAAGCAGCGCTTTCCAATAGCTTCT of the SAR324 cluster bacterium genome contains:
- a CDS encoding aminopeptidase N C-terminal domain-containing protein, whose translation is AQFQPISPNQLREALWGLHDALSNQLSEIWQQKYEEFVQPPAESLTAEAIGKRCFRNLCIGYLGRSQETTVEALAFRQFEQSQNMTEAVGALNVLTHQSGPLRNRALESFYQKWQDDALVLDKWFRIQAASRRKNVLDEVDGLLKHEKFSYRTPNRVRSLVGGFSQGNFFRFHQEDGRGYQWLAFQIQALDKSNPQVAARLLTPLVRWQQFAEPFQSKMHQVLQQIANTTDLSKDVFEIVSKSLGESA